A section of the Streptomyces sp. 6-11-2 genome encodes:
- a CDS encoding glutamate-cysteine ligase family protein: MGRDVPALVFTREDRRRYRIKMQQCLDAFAQMLRESRFESERPQVGLEIELNLGDDGAEPAMRNSDVLAAIADPAWATELGRFNLEINIPPRRLTEGGPDAWESEIRAALNHAEERAGSVGAHLIMIGILPTLRQEDVGEAALSENPRYRLLNDQVFAARGEDLHIEVDGVDRLRTYADTITPEAACTSTQFHLQVSPEEFAGYWNAAQAIAGVQVALAANSPFLFGKELWHETRIPLFEQATDTRPEEIKVQGVRPRVWFGERWINSVFDLFEENLRYFPALLPLCDEQDPAETLDRGDIPELAELTLHNGTIYRWNRPVYAIDRDKPHVRVENRVLPAGPTVADTLANGAFYYGLTRALVEEDRPVWSRMSFSAAEENLHTAARHGMEARLYWPGMGEVPVPELVLRRLLPLAHRGLEQSGMDDAWREPLLGIIEQRCVTGRNGAIWQKEMFHHIDATTHCGRHEALRRMTQQYVDYMHLNAPGHTWPVD; this comes from the coding sequence ATGGGACGTGACGTCCCGGCGCTGGTCTTCACCCGCGAGGACCGCCGCCGGTACCGGATCAAGATGCAGCAGTGCCTCGACGCGTTCGCGCAGATGCTGCGTGAGTCACGGTTCGAGTCCGAGCGGCCCCAGGTGGGGCTGGAGATCGAGCTGAACCTGGGCGACGACGGGGCGGAGCCAGCGATGCGCAACAGCGACGTGCTGGCGGCGATCGCGGACCCCGCCTGGGCGACGGAGCTGGGCCGGTTCAACCTCGAGATCAACATCCCGCCCCGCCGGCTGACCGAGGGCGGCCCGGACGCCTGGGAGTCCGAGATCCGCGCCGCGCTGAACCACGCGGAGGAGCGTGCCGGTTCGGTGGGCGCGCATCTGATCATGATCGGCATCCTGCCCACGCTGCGGCAGGAGGACGTCGGCGAGGCGGCACTGTCGGAGAACCCGCGCTACCGGCTGCTCAACGACCAGGTCTTCGCGGCCCGGGGCGAGGACCTGCACATCGAGGTGGACGGCGTGGACCGGCTGCGGACCTACGCCGACACGATCACTCCCGAGGCCGCGTGCACCAGTACCCAGTTCCACCTTCAGGTCTCCCCGGAGGAGTTCGCCGGCTACTGGAACGCGGCGCAGGCGATCGCCGGGGTCCAGGTCGCGCTGGCGGCCAATTCGCCGTTCCTGTTCGGCAAGGAGCTGTGGCACGAGACCCGTATCCCGCTGTTCGAGCAGGCCACCGACACCCGCCCGGAGGAGATCAAGGTGCAGGGGGTACGGCCCCGGGTGTGGTTCGGCGAGCGGTGGATCAACAGCGTCTTCGACCTCTTCGAGGAGAACCTGCGCTACTTCCCGGCGCTGCTGCCGCTGTGCGACGAGCAGGACCCCGCGGAGACACTGGACCGCGGCGACATCCCGGAGCTGGCCGAGCTCACCCTGCACAACGGCACCATCTACCGCTGGAACCGCCCCGTCTACGCCATCGACCGCGACAAGCCGCACGTGCGGGTGGAGAACCGGGTGCTGCCCGCCGGCCCGACCGTCGCCGACACGCTCGCCAACGGCGCCTTCTACTACGGGCTCACCCGCGCCCTGGTGGAGGAGGACCGGCCGGTGTGGTCGCGCATGTCCTTCTCGGCCGCCGAGGAGAACCTGCACACGGCGGCGCGGCACGGCATGGAGGCACGGCTGTACTGGCCCGGGATGGGTGAGGTGCCGGTGCCCGAACTCGTGCTGCGGCGGCTGCTGCCGCTGGCCCACCGGGGGCTGGAGCAGTCCGGCATGGACGACGCCTGGCGCGAGCCGCTGCTCGGCATCATCGAGCAGCGGTGCGTCACCGGCCGCAACGGTGCGATCTGGCAGAAGGAGATGTTCCACCACATCGACGCCACCACCCACTGCGGCCGGCACGAGGCGCTGCGGCGTATGACGCAGCAGTACGTCGACTACATGCACCTCAACGCCCCGGGCCATACGTGGCCGGTCGACTGA
- a CDS encoding aminotransferase class V-fold PLP-dependent enzyme — translation MDLQHWLGRATQAIQEWADTFAPYQPHPSLQVDDDRFAAAFEEFTGRLKDNYPFFHPSYVGQMLKPPHPAAVAGYLTAMLINPNNHALDGGPATARMEREAVAQLAAMFGYDTHLGHLTTSGTIANLEALYVARELHPGRGVAYSEDAHYTHGRMCRVLGVEGHPVPTDDRGRMDLGALEDLLRTGRVGTVVVTAGTTGLGAVDPIHDAVPLARRHGARVHVDAAYGGFFTLLAGAGGDAGLPPEPWRAIAGCDSVVVDPHKHGLQPYGCGAVLFRDPEVGRFYLHDSPYTYFTSAELHLGEISLECSRAGASAAALWLTFRLLPPTPDGLGGVLAAGRRAALRWADLIDTSEILELYQRPELDIVTYFPAVEPTTLSAVDAASARILDDGMTGPDPVFLSTLRAGREAFTARHPKVTADTDGARVLRSVLMKPESEHHVDHVHARLERLARSR, via the coding sequence GTGGACCTGCAGCATTGGCTCGGCCGAGCCACCCAGGCGATACAGGAGTGGGCCGACACCTTCGCCCCCTACCAGCCGCACCCGTCGCTCCAGGTCGACGACGACCGGTTCGCCGCCGCCTTCGAGGAGTTCACCGGCCGACTGAAGGACAACTACCCCTTCTTCCACCCGTCCTACGTGGGCCAGATGCTCAAGCCGCCGCACCCCGCGGCCGTGGCCGGCTACCTCACCGCCATGCTGATCAACCCCAACAACCACGCCCTGGACGGCGGTCCGGCCACCGCCCGCATGGAACGGGAGGCCGTCGCGCAACTCGCCGCGATGTTCGGCTACGACACCCACCTCGGCCACCTCACCACCAGCGGCACGATCGCCAACCTCGAAGCCCTCTACGTCGCCCGGGAACTCCACCCCGGGCGGGGCGTCGCCTACAGCGAGGACGCCCACTACACCCACGGCCGCATGTGCCGCGTCCTGGGCGTGGAGGGCCACCCTGTCCCCACCGACGACCGGGGCCGTATGGACCTCGGCGCGCTGGAGGACCTGCTGCGGACCGGCCGGGTGGGCACGGTGGTCGTCACCGCGGGCACCACGGGGCTCGGGGCCGTCGACCCGATCCACGACGCCGTACCCCTCGCGCGGCGCCACGGCGCCCGCGTCCACGTGGACGCCGCGTACGGCGGCTTCTTCACCCTGCTCGCAGGCGCCGGCGGTGACGCGGGGCTGCCGCCCGAGCCGTGGCGGGCGATCGCCGGGTGCGACTCGGTCGTCGTCGACCCGCACAAGCACGGACTTCAGCCCTACGGCTGCGGTGCCGTCCTCTTCCGCGACCCGGAGGTGGGCCGCTTCTACCTGCACGACTCCCCGTACACCTACTTCACCTCCGCCGAACTGCACCTCGGCGAGATCAGCCTGGAGTGCTCGCGCGCCGGCGCCTCGGCGGCCGCCCTGTGGCTCACGTTCCGGCTTCTCCCGCCCACGCCCGACGGTCTGGGCGGCGTCCTCGCGGCCGGCCGCCGGGCCGCGCTGAGGTGGGCGGACCTGATCGACACCTCCGAGATCCTGGAGCTGTACCAGCGGCCCGAGTTGGACATCGTCACCTACTTCCCGGCGGTGGAGCCCACCACGCTGAGCGCCGTCGACGCCGCCTCCGCGCGCATCCTCGACGACGGCATGACCGGCCCCGATCCCGTGTTCCTCAGCACGCTGAGGGCCGGCCGCGAGGCGTTCACGGCCCGCCACCCGAAGGTCACGGCGGACACCGACGGCGCCCGCGTCCTGCGCAGCGTCCTGATGAAGCCGGAGTCCGAGCACCACGTGGATCACGTCCACGCCCGGTTGGAACGGCTCGCACGGTCGCGGTGA
- a CDS encoding MarR family winged helix-turn-helix transcriptional regulator, translating to MNDTTRQDDEAARAANSPLVHDFGLLIKAATRLEQRIDTALRHECGIGHTMFEVLIRLCRQPDEEVSQRVLATDLTLTSSGITRLVDRMEEAGLVRRVPSPEDRRSVLVEPTAQGRAVFLRAAVVHADVVERYFVAPVAGDDYARLTGSLREIHQALREGAD from the coding sequence GTGAATGACACGACCCGGCAGGACGACGAGGCCGCCCGTGCCGCGAACAGTCCGCTCGTGCACGACTTCGGCCTGCTGATCAAGGCCGCCACCCGCCTGGAGCAGCGGATCGACACCGCTCTGCGCCATGAGTGCGGGATCGGCCACACGATGTTCGAGGTCCTCATACGGCTCTGCCGGCAGCCGGACGAGGAGGTCTCGCAGCGTGTGCTCGCCACCGACCTCACCCTCACCAGCAGCGGCATCACCCGCCTGGTGGACCGCATGGAGGAGGCCGGCCTGGTCCGGCGCGTGCCGTCCCCCGAGGACCGCAGAAGCGTCCTGGTGGAGCCGACCGCACAGGGCCGTGCCGTCTTCCTCCGGGCCGCGGTCGTGCACGCGGACGTCGTCGAGCGTTACTTCGTCGCACCGGTGGCGGGCGACGACTACGCCCGGCTGACCGGCTCGCTGCGGGAGATCCACCAAGCGCTGCGCGAGGGCGCCGACTGA
- a CDS encoding FAD-dependent oxidoreductase: MERTTCCVVGGGPAGMVFALLLARSGVRVTVLEQHGDFLRDFRGDTVHPSTLALLDDLGLAERFARLPQRRVRTVQLPAGPGRSMVTVADLTALPGPYNYVAMVPQWDLLDLLVDEARREPSFDVRMNTEATSFLIERGRVTGVRYRTSDGRTGELRAVLTVACDGRGSLARSRPELGLRRFDCPMDAWWFRLPRHEGDPSGLVGGAGDRFLTAMIDRGSYWQCAALIPKGTDAERRAAGLDRFLADFATAVPWVADRTHTLRSWDEVKLLDVRLDRLRRWHRPGLLCIGDAAHAMSPVFGIGINLAVEDAVAAARHLVEPLRRGTVGLRDVRAVQRRRRPTTIVTQGLQRAAHAGFIAPVLRGRQPLGSAARARRTAGLLTGSRPVRRLPAYFLAYGALRERPPEGAVRRLRRT, encoded by the coding sequence ATGGAGCGGACCACGTGTTGTGTGGTGGGGGGCGGTCCCGCGGGCATGGTGTTCGCCCTGCTGCTGGCCCGGTCGGGCGTACGCGTGACCGTGCTGGAACAGCACGGCGACTTCCTGCGCGACTTCCGCGGCGACACCGTGCACCCCTCGACCTTGGCGTTGCTGGACGACCTGGGGCTGGCCGAGCGCTTCGCGCGGCTGCCCCAGCGCCGGGTGCGCACCGTCCAACTGCCCGCCGGACCCGGCCGGTCGATGGTGACGGTCGCGGACCTCACCGCGCTTCCCGGCCCGTACAACTACGTCGCGATGGTGCCCCAGTGGGACCTGCTCGACCTCCTCGTGGACGAGGCCCGGCGCGAGCCGTCCTTCGACGTGCGCATGAACACCGAGGCGACCTCCTTCCTGATCGAGCGCGGACGGGTCACCGGGGTGCGCTACCGCACCTCCGACGGCCGCACCGGTGAACTGCGCGCGGTCCTCACGGTCGCCTGCGACGGCCGCGGTTCACTGGCCCGCTCGCGGCCGGAACTGGGGCTGCGCCGTTTCGACTGCCCGATGGACGCCTGGTGGTTCCGGCTGCCGCGGCACGAGGGCGACCCGAGCGGACTGGTCGGCGGCGCGGGCGACCGCTTCCTGACCGCGATGATCGACCGCGGGTCGTACTGGCAGTGCGCCGCGCTCATCCCCAAGGGCACCGACGCCGAGCGCCGCGCCGCCGGCCTCGACCGCTTCCTGGCCGATTTCGCCACCGCCGTGCCCTGGGTCGCGGACCGCACGCACACCCTGCGCTCCTGGGACGAGGTCAAGCTCCTGGACGTGCGGCTGGACCGGCTGCGCCGCTGGCACCGGCCGGGACTGCTGTGCATCGGCGACGCCGCGCACGCGATGTCCCCGGTCTTCGGCATCGGCATCAACCTCGCCGTGGAGGACGCCGTCGCCGCCGCCCGGCACTTGGTCGAGCCACTGCGCCGAGGGACCGTGGGCCTGCGCGACGTACGCGCCGTGCAGCGCCGCCGCCGTCCCACCACCATCGTGACGCAGGGGCTGCAACGGGCCGCCCACGCCGGATTCATCGCGCCCGTCCTGCGGGGGCGGCAACCCCTCGGCAGCGCCGCCCGGGCCCGGCGCACCGCCGGCCTGCTCACCGGATCCCGGCCGGTCCGGCGGCTGCCCGCGTACTTCCTCGCCTACGGCGCGCTGCGCGAGCGCCCACCGGAGGGCGCCGTGCGCCGACTCCGGCGCACGTAA
- a CDS encoding class F sortase, giving the protein MASQQPPQTEQSGIKPARRRFRLRLLWPAAAVGLGIALIHNSLVAAPVAHPTHTNRPAAVTSLAPMSPEPSVDTGTRTGSTTGTRTGSTTDPRTGSTIDPRAGSTTDPRAGSTTDPGTHTRTGIKSGAKAGKSLPRSEPTRISIPKIGVDAPFTKLSVNASGQLNPPPANNTNLVGWFKGGPSPGERGASVVVGHLDTKTGPAVFAELDSLEPGAVVNITRADGTVARFKVDSIDAFSKAHFPDDRVYADTATPQLRLITCGGKFDRAKGGYQENVVVFAHLDSGSRR; this is encoded by the coding sequence ATGGCTTCTCAGCAGCCGCCCCAGACGGAGCAGAGCGGGATCAAGCCCGCCAGGCGTCGTTTCCGGCTCCGCCTGCTGTGGCCCGCGGCAGCGGTCGGGCTGGGCATCGCCCTCATTCACAACTCCCTGGTCGCCGCGCCCGTGGCGCACCCCACGCACACGAACCGTCCGGCGGCGGTCACCTCCCTGGCCCCCATGTCGCCGGAGCCGAGCGTCGACACCGGCACCAGGACCGGCTCGACGACCGGCACCAGGACCGGCTCGACGACCGACCCCAGGACTGGCTCGACGATCGACCCCAGGGCCGGCTCGACGACCGATCCCAGGGCCGGCTCGACGACCGACCCCGGAACCCACACCAGGACCGGCATCAAGTCCGGCGCCAAAGCCGGCAAGTCGTTGCCCCGCTCGGAACCGACGCGGATCTCGATCCCGAAGATCGGGGTGGACGCGCCGTTCACCAAACTGTCCGTCAACGCCTCGGGACAACTGAACCCGCCGCCGGCCAACAACACCAACCTGGTCGGATGGTTCAAGGGCGGGCCGTCGCCCGGCGAGCGCGGAGCCTCGGTCGTCGTCGGTCATCTGGACACGAAGACCGGTCCCGCGGTCTTCGCCGAGCTGGACTCGCTCGAACCCGGAGCCGTCGTGAACATCACCCGCGCGGACGGCACCGTCGCCCGCTTCAAGGTCGACTCCATCGACGCCTTCAGCAAGGCGCACTTCCCCGACGACAGGGTCTACGCGGACACCGCGACTCCCCAGTTGCGGCTGATCACCTGCGGCGGGAAGTTCGACCGCGCCAAGGGGGGCTACCAGGAGAACGTGGTCGTGTTCGCCCACCTCGACTCGGGCTCACGACGCTGA
- a CDS encoding ATP-binding protein has product MPAWHLRDYRDDDLDQAILIWEESRQADEDPVFPVSEVMAEARAGQNAVVAVVGDELVGMAAARASGQRGWVLLVALAARWRRRGIGSALLTELERRLRALGVRRISALLPPGAAGTTALEHCGYRFRDDLVYYEKLEPQGPSDAGALTELGGRMLPEGLWDAMAGMEREKQVVERRVVLPLAEPALADRYGVAPPKGVILFGPPGTGKTSFAKAVASRLGWPFVELFPSRLAADTSEGLATALRVVFADLAELDTVLLFIDEVEEIAGVRSGMAVDPGHGVTNELLKLIPGFREHDSRLLACATNSVRSLDPAFLRPGRFDYVIPIGPPDATARSAIWDRYLRATDSVDVAQLVAASELFTPADIEFAARKGAQAAFEREVAHRQGRPATTEDYLDAIADTRPTLTAQAIEEFTEDIETYSRL; this is encoded by the coding sequence ATGCCCGCATGGCACCTGCGCGACTATCGCGACGACGATCTTGACCAGGCGATCCTGATCTGGGAGGAGAGCCGGCAGGCCGACGAGGATCCGGTCTTCCCGGTCTCGGAGGTGATGGCCGAGGCCCGGGCCGGACAGAACGCCGTGGTCGCCGTCGTGGGTGACGAACTGGTGGGCATGGCCGCGGCACGGGCGAGCGGCCAGCGAGGATGGGTCCTCCTGGTGGCGCTCGCCGCCCGGTGGCGCCGGCGCGGCATCGGCAGCGCCCTCCTCACCGAACTGGAACGGCGTCTGAGGGCACTGGGCGTGCGTCGCATCAGCGCCCTGCTGCCCCCCGGCGCCGCCGGAACCACGGCCCTGGAACACTGCGGCTACCGCTTCCGGGACGACCTGGTCTACTACGAGAAACTCGAACCGCAGGGACCCTCCGACGCCGGCGCCCTCACGGAACTGGGTGGTCGCATGCTTCCCGAGGGTCTCTGGGACGCCATGGCCGGCATGGAACGGGAGAAGCAGGTCGTCGAACGGCGTGTCGTGCTCCCCCTGGCGGAGCCGGCGCTCGCCGACCGTTACGGCGTCGCCCCGCCGAAAGGGGTCATCCTCTTCGGCCCGCCCGGCACCGGGAAGACCAGTTTCGCCAAGGCGGTGGCCTCACGGCTCGGCTGGCCGTTCGTGGAACTCTTCCCGTCCCGGCTCGCCGCCGACACGAGCGAGGGACTGGCGACGGCGCTTCGGGTGGTGTTCGCCGATCTGGCGGAACTGGACACGGTGCTGCTCTTCATCGACGAGGTCGAGGAGATCGCCGGTGTGCGATCCGGCATGGCGGTGGACCCTGGGCACGGGGTGACCAACGAACTGCTGAAGCTCATACCGGGCTTCCGCGAGCACGACTCCCGGCTGCTCGCCTGCGCCACGAACTCGGTGCGCTCCCTCGATCCGGCGTTCCTGCGGCCGGGCCGGTTCGACTACGTCATCCCGATCGGACCCCCCGACGCGACGGCCCGCTCGGCGATCTGGGACCGCTACCTCCGGGCCACCGACTCGGTGGACGTGGCACAACTGGTCGCCGCCAGCGAGCTGTTCACCCCCGCCGACATCGAGTTCGCCGCCCGCAAGGGCGCGCAGGCGGCGTTCGAACGCGAGGTCGCGCATCGACAGGGCCGTCCGGCCACCACCGAGGACTACCTCGACGCCATCGCCGACACCCGGCCCACGCTCACCGCGCAGGCGATCGAGGAGTTCACCGAGGACATCGAGACGTACAGTCGCCTCTGA
- a CDS encoding endonuclease/exonuclease/phosphatase family protein — translation MPVAPRPDHTLTVASWNLHEGVPASGGTHPCSAGVVEEVVRFLTHRRVDIVAFQEVGFDDRGTSELLDHITRRTALRHTAVLPLHESSFFPGRLSGVAVAGRFPLSRYRQHRLPNPGLRTTIGGQEIHSHDKGLVTATFPLGETEVDVTSLHVLPFYLFRREPDEAEFKEVWDSLAGELGRHANSRLTLVCGDFNTPARRLVLGAGTLPLASSIDGRPTYKDRSVDDILYGPGIAVNRTEVVDNFSDHRACVAQFRLPTGPGR, via the coding sequence ATGCCCGTAGCCCCGAGGCCCGACCACACGCTGACGGTCGCCAGCTGGAATCTGCACGAGGGCGTTCCGGCGTCGGGAGGAACGCATCCGTGCTCCGCCGGCGTCGTGGAGGAGGTCGTCCGTTTCCTCACGCACCGGCGCGTCGACATCGTCGCCTTCCAGGAGGTCGGATTCGACGACCGCGGGACGTCGGAACTCCTCGACCACATCACGAGGAGGACGGCGCTGCGGCACACCGCGGTCCTTCCGCTGCACGAATCGTCCTTCTTCCCGGGCCGGCTCAGCGGGGTGGCGGTGGCCGGGCGGTTCCCGTTGAGCCGGTACCGGCAGCACCGGCTGCCCAACCCCGGTCTGCGCACGACGATCGGGGGACAGGAGATCCACAGCCACGACAAGGGTCTGGTGACGGCCACCTTCCCCCTGGGGGAAACGGAGGTCGACGTGACCTCACTGCACGTCCTGCCCTTCTACCTGTTCCGCCGGGAGCCCGACGAGGCGGAGTTCAAGGAGGTCTGGGACTCGCTGGCCGGGGAGCTCGGCCGCCATGCGAACAGCCGCCTCACGCTGGTCTGCGGGGACTTCAACACACCGGCACGCCGACTGGTCCTCGGCGCGGGCACCCTTCCGCTCGCCAGCTCGATCGACGGCCGGCCCACCTACAAGGACAGGTCCGTGGACGACATCCTCTACGGCCCCGGCATCGCCGTGAACCGTACCGAGGTCGTCGACAACTTCTCCGACCACAGGGCGTGCGTCGCGCAGTTCCGTCTGCCCACCGGTCCCGGCCGATGA
- a CDS encoding sensor histidine kinase: MLNTADDIEVVAAVDGGRADATTDFLPWPWSSLKAAELTRTGSLFHLSYTLATAAAPVFLGQLVQARRDLSLRLAEISEARAYERLLTAQSVLAKERAQLAREMHDVVSHQVSLIAVQAGALQVAGPDTGTRKAAATIRRLSVETLDELRHMVSVLRASGSRPTELTPQPSLADLRRLVDGSGIEAELKTDLPEDLPPPVQRAVYRTVQEALTNIRKHAPGARATVRVQHGGGTLRATVANTAPTRPALPLPSARHGLAGLRQRAELLGGTVTSGPTADGGYELLLELPTGDPS; the protein is encoded by the coding sequence ATCCTCAACACGGCGGACGACATCGAGGTCGTGGCGGCCGTCGACGGCGGCCGGGCCGACGCGACCACCGACTTCCTGCCCTGGCCCTGGTCGTCCCTGAAGGCCGCCGAACTCACCCGCACCGGCAGCCTGTTCCACCTCAGCTACACGCTGGCCACCGCGGCCGCGCCCGTCTTCCTGGGCCAGCTGGTGCAGGCCCGCCGCGATCTGTCCCTCCGGCTCGCCGAGATCTCCGAGGCCCGCGCGTACGAACGGCTGCTGACCGCTCAGAGCGTCCTGGCGAAGGAACGCGCGCAGCTCGCCCGGGAGATGCACGATGTGGTGTCCCACCAGGTCAGCCTGATCGCCGTCCAGGCCGGCGCGCTCCAGGTGGCCGGACCCGACACCGGGACGCGGAAAGCCGCGGCGACCATCCGGCGGCTCAGTGTGGAGACCCTCGACGAGCTGCGGCACATGGTCAGCGTCCTGCGCGCCTCCGGCAGCCGCCCCACCGAGCTGACCCCCCAGCCGTCCCTCGCCGACCTGCGGCGGCTGGTGGACGGCAGCGGCATCGAGGCGGAACTGAAGACGGACCTGCCCGAGGACCTTCCTCCCCCGGTTCAGCGCGCCGTCTACCGCACCGTGCAGGAGGCCCTGACCAACATCCGCAAACACGCGCCCGGTGCCAGGGCGACCGTCCGTGTCCAGCACGGCGGCGGCACCCTGCGCGCCACGGTCGCCAACACCGCCCCCACCCGGCCCGCCCTGCCACTGCCCAGCGCCCGCCACGGCCTGGCGGGCCTGCGCCAGCGCGCCGAACTCCTCGGCGGCACCGTCACCTCCGGGCCCACGGCCGACGGGGGCTACGAACTCCTCCTGGAACTGCCGACCGGCGACCCGTCGTGA
- a CDS encoding DUF418 domain-containing protein produces the protein MTQNASSAVPSQAPSGPGTEPTATHAGPPSTGRLIGIDLARGLAVFGMYSAHVGPDVTVGGPVGFLLEAARGRSSALFALLAGFSLIILTGRPRPRTGRAGRQAMARIMIRSAVLVPLGYALTALDTGVEVILSFYGLLFLAVLPLYRLRAGALALIAAAGALVLPQILYVVRRSIEEGHWADAVVARDPLARITGTGGVIELLFTGGYPVLAWVPYVIAGMAVARLDLTRTGVRSRLAAAGGALVLLGYGGSWLALRLVPRALSAVSAATDGGAANSAWWSDRVGDTGHHIPPAWLLVAAPHSETTFSVLGNTGVALAVMAACLTVADRLPRLTRAARPVAAVGMTALTVYVLHIVALWLLSDVWHVAVIDDDGMSALPVLLTFIAAAVLLATAWTRLFRRGPLESLLHLATGPARHVP, from the coding sequence ATGACGCAGAACGCATCGTCGGCCGTGCCGTCCCAGGCGCCGTCCGGGCCGGGGACCGAGCCCACCGCCACCCACGCCGGGCCCCCGTCGACGGGACGGCTGATCGGCATCGACCTGGCCCGCGGACTCGCGGTCTTCGGCATGTACTCCGCCCATGTCGGCCCCGACGTGACCGTGGGCGGACCGGTGGGGTTCCTGCTGGAGGCGGCACGGGGCCGGTCGTCCGCGCTCTTCGCGCTGCTGGCCGGCTTCTCGCTGATCATCCTGACCGGCCGGCCGCGCCCCCGGACCGGGCGGGCCGGCCGTCAGGCGATGGCCAGGATCATGATCCGCTCCGCTGTCCTCGTCCCGCTCGGCTACGCCCTGACCGCCCTCGACACCGGCGTCGAGGTGATCCTCAGCTTCTACGGACTGCTCTTCCTGGCCGTCCTGCCGCTGTACCGGCTGCGGGCCGGGGCGCTGGCGCTCATCGCCGCCGCCGGTGCGCTCGTCCTGCCGCAGATCCTCTACGTGGTGCGGAGGTCGATCGAGGAGGGGCACTGGGCGGACGCGGTCGTCGCCCGGGACCCGCTGGCCCGGATCACCGGCACGGGCGGCGTCATCGAACTGCTGTTCACCGGGGGGTATCCGGTCCTCGCCTGGGTGCCGTACGTGATCGCGGGCATGGCGGTGGCCCGGCTCGACCTCACCCGGACCGGCGTCCGGTCCCGGCTGGCCGCCGCGGGCGGCGCCCTCGTCCTGCTCGGCTACGGCGGCTCCTGGCTGGCCCTGCGCCTGGTCCCGCGCGCCCTGTCGGCCGTCTCGGCCGCCACGGACGGCGGCGCGGCGAACTCGGCGTGGTGGTCCGACCGGGTCGGCGACACCGGGCACCACATCCCGCCCGCCTGGCTGCTGGTGGCCGCACCGCACAGTGAGACGACGTTCTCCGTCCTCGGCAACACGGGCGTGGCCCTGGCCGTGATGGCCGCGTGCCTGACCGTCGCCGACCGGCTGCCACGGCTCACGCGCGCGGCCAGGCCCGTCGCCGCGGTCGGCATGACCGCGCTGACCGTGTACGTCCTGCACATCGTCGCCCTGTGGCTGCTCTCCGACGTCTGGCACGTGGCCGTGATCGACGACGACGGGATGTCCGCGCTTCCGGTGCTCCTCACCTTCATCGCCGCCGCCGTGCTGCTGGCCACGGCATGGACCAGGCTGTTCCGGCGCGGCCCCCTGGAGTCCCTGCTCCACCTGGCCACCGGCCCGGCCCGGCACGTCCCGTAG